From the Scatophagus argus isolate fScaArg1 chromosome 21, fScaArg1.pri, whole genome shotgun sequence genome, one window contains:
- the znf646 gene encoding zinc finger protein 646 isoform X4 encodes MGDGSRTMMTTALSTPSVQHFNALNAQDSGRTTGFPCKQCGMVCPNMPSLLEHMDAHLQQEEERKFKCDECGRGYRHAGSLANHKKTHEVGSFQCNICGKENSNALALKSHLRSHTSQKKYSCAECGKAFRLATQLATHERVHVAKRVKEQSYRKVDMDYPTHEIENYHPHNLSEQSASVGISTESSPAEDKTDVVYNAQSETSDDAANRPFRCDLCDKSYIHHRSLTNHKKTHQVGMFECTVCFKLFNNMAALYSHQRTHKARSGTELGSRSRSYTGTPLDQFSPQSQDARVNFCHLCQVLFPSDEEFEEHIQMHNSSSLSFGLQDTLSDNHNLSYDNSIASPESNFYASPINNVPSVSSIDNYGSFDQPQEQMRSNGHGYSDCSSNQTPSCNSTQGEPPIMDTNILNPALMHTKTTDNATEMEEASTVDSDERPFKCQICGKSYRHSGSLINHKRSHQVGIYQCSICRKSYPHLAALKSHLRLHKAQPSSFSLIAEGDWLSSEPLTLDNQQGCFSQDEEEDVTDPVLGMDRENSTGLSNGTLYHERFNQDFSQDMTVNLPHNEHLMQRHMCADCGETFADIAGIKSHSCPLLQQQHDTTSSDYDGNLNFQDSNGHCAIGNPGSDLEFHGLNGNHNQNYFEQNFHDNMTCDQPNGGGDGDDVADDEEAEEDDDGDLYQCSICGNSYTSMRALRSHLRGHTQSHSTPASSGPSSMSSHEEVKDDEPGEMMICSTCGESFANRQDLITHQLLHNKDQVDSVNHLPVDNTNLSGDKEEAQSIICGSCGIFCNSFHHLKNHGCTAERRDESTHSEEELKANDVAQHEDTSHDTETLGTEHRQYKCDQCGRSYRHAGSLLNHKKSHKTGVFRCLVCQKRFYNLLALKNHQRSHFDIKRHTCHECGKAFKIQKQLLNHLRRHKENQAKIQELNNQIQTLMQMNGPRSDGGMQSLTSNASEALTSSRRCKQLPEGNTGQTKSETSVKSEDTGDRRPFACDQCGRTYRHAGSLVNHRNSHKTGEYCCSVCNNTYSNQLAMKNHLRTHFAYKKHSCQSCGKGFRGKKQLLAHVCSDLRKDVAGGRRGLKSRALKCKECKQVFLSVDQLTAHTCDGSSGSSDAQNNMCLTKEERPFTCNICNRTYRHAGSLLNHKNTHKTGHFSCSFCSKPFTNPMALRNHTRIHTQKKKYVCLTCGKAFRLASILHNHQKVHNRVASHFSCPACGKSFQGRSGLKRHRCRRGQENSVRAGVQQSERGDKCFIYTPR; translated from the exons ATGGGGGACGGCTCTAGGACCATGATGACGACAGCTCTCAGCACGCCAAGTGTGCAACATTTTAATGCGCTTAATG CGCAAGATTCTGGAAGGACAACAGGTTTTCCTTGCAAACAGTGTGGCATGGTATGTCCCAATATGCCCAGTCTTCTTGAGCACATGGACGCTCACCTTCAACAAGAAGAGGAACGCAAATTTAAATGTGATGAATGTGGACGTGGCTATAGGCATGCTGGTAGCCTAGCTAACCACAAAAAGACTCACGAAGTGGGTTCTTTTCAGTGTAACATATGTGGTAAAGAAAACTCAAATGCTTTGGCCCTGAAGAGTCATCTGCGGAGCCACACTTCTCAGAAAAAGTACTCCTGTGCAGAATGTGGGAAGGCTTTTCGTCTGGCAACACAGCTGGCTACACATGAAAGGGTTCATGTTGCCAAGCGAGTGAAGGAGCAGTCATATAGAAAGGTAGACATGGATTATCCCACACACGAAATTGAAAATTACCACCCACATAATCTCAGTGAGCAGTCAGCCAGTGTTGGAATTTCCACAGAAAGTAGCCCAGCTGAGGACAAGACAGACGTTGTTTATAATGCACAATCTGAGACCTCTGATGATGCTGCAAATCGACCTTTCAGATGTGATTTATGTGACAAATCATACATACACCATCGAAGCCTGACCAATCATAAAAAGACTCACCAAGTGGGAATGTTTGAGTGCACAGTGTGTTTCAAACTGTTCAATAATATGGCTGCTCTCTACAGCCACCAGAGAACTCACAAGGCAAGAAGTGGGACAGAACTAGGTTCAAGGAGTAGGTCATACACAGGCACACCACTGGACCAGTTTTCACCTCAGAGCCAGGATGCTCGAGTGAATTTTTGCCATTTGTGTCAGGTTCTATTTCCCAGTGATGAGGAGTTTGAGGAACACATCCAAATGCATAACTCTTCATCGCTGTCGTTTGGACTTCAAGATACCTTGTCAGACAACCACAATTTATCATATGACAACAGTATTGCCTCGCCTGAGTCAAATTTTTATGCATCTCCAATAAATAATGTTCCTTCAGTATCATCAATCGACAATTATGGAAGTTTTGATCAGCCACAGGAGCAGATGAGAAGCAATGGTCATGGGTACTCAGACTGCTCCAGTAATCAAACACCATCTTGCAACAGCACTCAGGGAGAACCTCCAATAATGGACACAAACATTCTCAACCCTGCCCTGATGCACACAAAAACTACTGACAATGCAACTGAAATGGAAGAGGCTTCAACTGTAGATTCTGATGAGCGTCCCTTCAAGTGTCAGATCTGTGGTAAAAGCTACCGGCACTCTGGGAGCCTCATCAACCACAAGCGGTCACACCAAGTTGGGATTTACCAGTGTTCCATCTGCAGAAAGAGTTATCCTCACTTGGCCGCTCTTAAAAGTCACCTTCGTCTCCACAAAGCGCAGCCATCATCCTTTAGCCTCATCGCCGAGGGAGATTGGCTCTCCTCAGAGCCCCTGACTCTGGATAACCAACAGGGCTGCTTCTCtcaagatgaggaggaggatgtcaCTGACCCTGTGCTAGGAATGGATCGGGAGAACAGCACTGGCCTCAGCAATGGGACTTTGTATCATGAGCGATTTAATCAGGACTTTTCACAGGATATGACTGTGAATCTACCTCACAATGAACACCTGATGCAGAGACACATGTGTGCAGACTGCGGTGAGACATTTGCAGATATTGCAGGAATTAAGTCACACAGTTGCCCACTGCTACAGCAGCAACATGACACTACTAGCAGTGACTATGATGGGAATTTAAATTTCCAGGACAGTAATGGTCACTGTGCCATTGGAAATCCAGGGAGTGATTTGGAGTTCCATGGTCTGAATGGTAACCACAACCAAAATTACTTTGAACAAAATTTTCATGACAATATGACCTGTGATCAGCCGAATGGTGGGGGAGATGGTGATGATGTCGCTGATGatgaggaggcggaggaggatgatgatggagatCTTTATCAGTGTTCTATATGTGGAAACAGCTACACCAGCATGAGGGCTCTCAGGAGCCATCTTcgaggacacacacagtctcataGTACTCCTGCAAGCTCAGGGCCTTCTTCCATGTCCTCTCATGAAGAAGTGAAAGATGATGAGCCTGGAGAGATGATGATCTGTAGCACTTGTGGAGAAAGTTTTGCCAATAGGCAAGATTTGATAACTCATCAGCTTCTACACAACAAGGACCAGGTAGATAGTGTAAACCATTTACCAGTGGACAACACCAATCTGTCTGGAGATAAGGAAGAAGCACAGAGTATCATCTGTGGCAGCTGTGGTATCTTCTGCAACAGCTTCCATCATCTTAAGAACCACGGATGCACAGCTGAGAGGAGAGATGAGTCAACACATAGTGAAGAGGAACTGAAAGCAAATGATGTTGCCCAGCATGAAGACACCAGCCATGATACAGAAACTCTCGGTACTGAACATCGTCAGTACAAGTGTGATCAGTGTGGGCGATCATATAGACACGCTGGTTCCCTCCTTAACCacaaaaaatcccacaaaacAGGTGTATTCAGATGTCTCGTCTGCCAGAAACGCTTCTACAACCTGCTGGCTCTTAAAAACCACCAGAGGTCCCACTTTGATATTAAAAG GCATACTTGTCATGAGTGTGGGAAAGCTTTTAAAATTCAGAAGCAGCTATTGAATCACCTGAGAAGGCACAAAGAAAACCAAGCCAAAATCCAGGAACTCAACAACCAGATCCAGACCCTCATGCAGATGAATGGGCCCAGGTCAGATGGAGGAATGCAGTCCTTAACTTCAAATGCCAGCGAAGCTTTAACCTCTTCTCGACGTTGCAAGCAGCTGCCTGAAGGGAATACAGGACAAACAAAGTCTGAGACCTCAGTGAAATCTGAGGACACAGGGGACCGACGGCCTTTCGCCTGTGACCAGTGTGGGCGCACATATCGTCATGCAGGAAGTTTGGTCAACCACAGAAACTCTCATAAAACAGGTGAATATTGTTGTTCAGTTTGTAACAACACATACTCCAATCAGCTAGCAATGAAAAACCACTTACGTACCCACTTTGCATATAAAAAGCACTCTTGCCAAAGCTGTGGAAAAGGCTTTAGGGGAAAGAAGCAGCTATTAGCCCATGTTTGTTCAGACCTCAGAAAGGATGTGGCCGGAGGCAGGAGGGGCCTGAAATCTAGAGCCTTAAAATGTAAGGAATGTAAGCAggtctttctctctgttgacCAACTGACAGCCCACACCTGTGATGGATCTTCAGGCAGCAGTGATGCACAAAACAATATGTGTTTAACTAAAGAGGAGCGACCTTTCACATGCAACATATGTAATCGTACCTACCGCCATGCAGGCTCACTTCTgaaccacaaaaacactcacaaGACAGGAcacttcagctgcagcttctgctCTAAGCCCTTCACCAACCCCATGGCTTTACGTAATCACACGCGCAtccacacacagaagaaaaagtatgtgtgtctcACATGTGGTAAGGCCTTCCGCCTCGCCAGTATCCTGCACAACCACCAGAAGGTCCACAACCGGGTGGCGAGTCACTTTAGCTGCCCTGCATGTGGAAAGAGCTTCCAGGGCAGGTCTGGCCTGAAGAGGCATCGTTGTCGCAGAGGTCAGGAGAACTCAGTGAGAGCTGGAGTCCAGCAGTCGGAGAGGGGAGACAAGTGCTTCAT ATACACTCCCAGATGA
- the znf646 gene encoding zinc finger protein 646 isoform X1 has translation MGDGSRTMMTTALSTPSVQHFNALNAQDSGRTTGFPCKQCGMVCPNMPSLLEHMDAHLQQEEERKFKCDECGRGYRHAGSLANHKKTHEVGSFQCNICGKENSNALALKSHLRSHTSQKKYSCAECGKAFRLATQLATHERVHVAKRVKEQSYRKVDMDYPTHEIENYHPHNLSEQSASVGISTESSPAEDKTDVVYNAQSETSDDAANRPFRCDLCDKSYIHHRSLTNHKKTHQVGMFECTVCFKLFNNMAALYSHQRTHKARSGTELGSRSRSYTGTPLDQFSPQSQDARVNFCHLCQVLFPSDEEFEEHIQMHNSSSLSFGLQDTLSDNHNLSYDNSIASPESNFYASPINNVPSVSSIDNYGSFDQPQEQMRSNGHGYSDCSSNQTPSCNSTQGEPPIMDTNILNPALMHTKTTDNATEMEEASTVDSDERPFKCQICGKSYRHSGSLINHKRSHQVGIYQCSICRKSYPHLAALKSHLRLHKAQPSSFSLIAEGDWLSSEPLTLDNQQGCFSQDEEEDVTDPVLGMDRENSTGLSNGTLYHERFNQDFSQDMTVNLPHNEHLMQRHMCADCGETFADIAGIKSHSCPLLQQQHDTTSSDYDGNLNFQDSNGHCAIGNPGSDLEFHGLNGNHNQNYFEQNFHDNMTCDQPNGGGDGDDVADDEEAEEDDDGDLYQCSICGNSYTSMRALRSHLRGHTQSHSTPASSGPSSMSSHEEVKDDEPGEMMICSTCGESFANRQDLITHQLLHNKDQVDSVNHLPVDNTNLSGDKEEAQSIICGSCGIFCNSFHHLKNHGCTAERRDESTHSEEELKANDVAQHEDTSHDTETLGTEHRQYKCDQCGRSYRHAGSLLNHKKSHKTGVFRCLVCQKRFYNLLALKNHQRSHFDIKRHTCHECGKAFKIQKQLLNHLRRHKENQAKIQELNNQIQTLMQMNGPRSDGGMQSLTSNASEALTSSRRCKQLPEGNTGQTKSETSVKSEDTGDRRPFACDQCGRTYRHAGSLVNHRNSHKTGEYCCSVCNNTYSNQLAMKNHLRTHFAYKKHSCQSCGKGFRGKKQLLAHVCSDLRKDVAGGRRGLKSRALKCKECKQVFLSVDQLTAHTCDGSSGSSDAQNNMCLTKEERPFTCNICNRTYRHAGSLLNHKNTHKTGHFSCSFCSKPFTNPMALRNHTRIHTQKKKYVCLTCGKAFRLASILHNHQKVHNRVASHFSCPACGKSFQGRSGLKRHRCRRGQENSVRAGVQQSERGDKCFMCDLCGRSYRHAGSLLNHKKTHSDNLHHCTLCLQTFPDPLTLQIHSQMRRHCCPECGKTFCLVTHLQSHMDVHSKDRPVVCNLCQQSFPSTASYQQHQDMHHRAQDPYQQGVDKPVDNNICWDSRINQTMEMDRMHKQVPPPLSHIPESIANSQSNDSAGTEEKSHVCEHCGRTYRHAGSLLNHKNSHKTGSFFCSVCQKEFTNLMALKNHRRIHTEPKRYQCVECGKAFRVSTQLICHRRIHTKEKPFACLLCDKSFSSKSNLRHHQKMHQNTQTYDSSFSMDASTFMDLDMESFL, from the exons ATGGGGGACGGCTCTAGGACCATGATGACGACAGCTCTCAGCACGCCAAGTGTGCAACATTTTAATGCGCTTAATG CGCAAGATTCTGGAAGGACAACAGGTTTTCCTTGCAAACAGTGTGGCATGGTATGTCCCAATATGCCCAGTCTTCTTGAGCACATGGACGCTCACCTTCAACAAGAAGAGGAACGCAAATTTAAATGTGATGAATGTGGACGTGGCTATAGGCATGCTGGTAGCCTAGCTAACCACAAAAAGACTCACGAAGTGGGTTCTTTTCAGTGTAACATATGTGGTAAAGAAAACTCAAATGCTTTGGCCCTGAAGAGTCATCTGCGGAGCCACACTTCTCAGAAAAAGTACTCCTGTGCAGAATGTGGGAAGGCTTTTCGTCTGGCAACACAGCTGGCTACACATGAAAGGGTTCATGTTGCCAAGCGAGTGAAGGAGCAGTCATATAGAAAGGTAGACATGGATTATCCCACACACGAAATTGAAAATTACCACCCACATAATCTCAGTGAGCAGTCAGCCAGTGTTGGAATTTCCACAGAAAGTAGCCCAGCTGAGGACAAGACAGACGTTGTTTATAATGCACAATCTGAGACCTCTGATGATGCTGCAAATCGACCTTTCAGATGTGATTTATGTGACAAATCATACATACACCATCGAAGCCTGACCAATCATAAAAAGACTCACCAAGTGGGAATGTTTGAGTGCACAGTGTGTTTCAAACTGTTCAATAATATGGCTGCTCTCTACAGCCACCAGAGAACTCACAAGGCAAGAAGTGGGACAGAACTAGGTTCAAGGAGTAGGTCATACACAGGCACACCACTGGACCAGTTTTCACCTCAGAGCCAGGATGCTCGAGTGAATTTTTGCCATTTGTGTCAGGTTCTATTTCCCAGTGATGAGGAGTTTGAGGAACACATCCAAATGCATAACTCTTCATCGCTGTCGTTTGGACTTCAAGATACCTTGTCAGACAACCACAATTTATCATATGACAACAGTATTGCCTCGCCTGAGTCAAATTTTTATGCATCTCCAATAAATAATGTTCCTTCAGTATCATCAATCGACAATTATGGAAGTTTTGATCAGCCACAGGAGCAGATGAGAAGCAATGGTCATGGGTACTCAGACTGCTCCAGTAATCAAACACCATCTTGCAACAGCACTCAGGGAGAACCTCCAATAATGGACACAAACATTCTCAACCCTGCCCTGATGCACACAAAAACTACTGACAATGCAACTGAAATGGAAGAGGCTTCAACTGTAGATTCTGATGAGCGTCCCTTCAAGTGTCAGATCTGTGGTAAAAGCTACCGGCACTCTGGGAGCCTCATCAACCACAAGCGGTCACACCAAGTTGGGATTTACCAGTGTTCCATCTGCAGAAAGAGTTATCCTCACTTGGCCGCTCTTAAAAGTCACCTTCGTCTCCACAAAGCGCAGCCATCATCCTTTAGCCTCATCGCCGAGGGAGATTGGCTCTCCTCAGAGCCCCTGACTCTGGATAACCAACAGGGCTGCTTCTCtcaagatgaggaggaggatgtcaCTGACCCTGTGCTAGGAATGGATCGGGAGAACAGCACTGGCCTCAGCAATGGGACTTTGTATCATGAGCGATTTAATCAGGACTTTTCACAGGATATGACTGTGAATCTACCTCACAATGAACACCTGATGCAGAGACACATGTGTGCAGACTGCGGTGAGACATTTGCAGATATTGCAGGAATTAAGTCACACAGTTGCCCACTGCTACAGCAGCAACATGACACTACTAGCAGTGACTATGATGGGAATTTAAATTTCCAGGACAGTAATGGTCACTGTGCCATTGGAAATCCAGGGAGTGATTTGGAGTTCCATGGTCTGAATGGTAACCACAACCAAAATTACTTTGAACAAAATTTTCATGACAATATGACCTGTGATCAGCCGAATGGTGGGGGAGATGGTGATGATGTCGCTGATGatgaggaggcggaggaggatgatgatggagatCTTTATCAGTGTTCTATATGTGGAAACAGCTACACCAGCATGAGGGCTCTCAGGAGCCATCTTcgaggacacacacagtctcataGTACTCCTGCAAGCTCAGGGCCTTCTTCCATGTCCTCTCATGAAGAAGTGAAAGATGATGAGCCTGGAGAGATGATGATCTGTAGCACTTGTGGAGAAAGTTTTGCCAATAGGCAAGATTTGATAACTCATCAGCTTCTACACAACAAGGACCAGGTAGATAGTGTAAACCATTTACCAGTGGACAACACCAATCTGTCTGGAGATAAGGAAGAAGCACAGAGTATCATCTGTGGCAGCTGTGGTATCTTCTGCAACAGCTTCCATCATCTTAAGAACCACGGATGCACAGCTGAGAGGAGAGATGAGTCAACACATAGTGAAGAGGAACTGAAAGCAAATGATGTTGCCCAGCATGAAGACACCAGCCATGATACAGAAACTCTCGGTACTGAACATCGTCAGTACAAGTGTGATCAGTGTGGGCGATCATATAGACACGCTGGTTCCCTCCTTAACCacaaaaaatcccacaaaacAGGTGTATTCAGATGTCTCGTCTGCCAGAAACGCTTCTACAACCTGCTGGCTCTTAAAAACCACCAGAGGTCCCACTTTGATATTAAAAG GCATACTTGTCATGAGTGTGGGAAAGCTTTTAAAATTCAGAAGCAGCTATTGAATCACCTGAGAAGGCACAAAGAAAACCAAGCCAAAATCCAGGAACTCAACAACCAGATCCAGACCCTCATGCAGATGAATGGGCCCAGGTCAGATGGAGGAATGCAGTCCTTAACTTCAAATGCCAGCGAAGCTTTAACCTCTTCTCGACGTTGCAAGCAGCTGCCTGAAGGGAATACAGGACAAACAAAGTCTGAGACCTCAGTGAAATCTGAGGACACAGGGGACCGACGGCCTTTCGCCTGTGACCAGTGTGGGCGCACATATCGTCATGCAGGAAGTTTGGTCAACCACAGAAACTCTCATAAAACAGGTGAATATTGTTGTTCAGTTTGTAACAACACATACTCCAATCAGCTAGCAATGAAAAACCACTTACGTACCCACTTTGCATATAAAAAGCACTCTTGCCAAAGCTGTGGAAAAGGCTTTAGGGGAAAGAAGCAGCTATTAGCCCATGTTTGTTCAGACCTCAGAAAGGATGTGGCCGGAGGCAGGAGGGGCCTGAAATCTAGAGCCTTAAAATGTAAGGAATGTAAGCAggtctttctctctgttgacCAACTGACAGCCCACACCTGTGATGGATCTTCAGGCAGCAGTGATGCACAAAACAATATGTGTTTAACTAAAGAGGAGCGACCTTTCACATGCAACATATGTAATCGTACCTACCGCCATGCAGGCTCACTTCTgaaccacaaaaacactcacaaGACAGGAcacttcagctgcagcttctgctCTAAGCCCTTCACCAACCCCATGGCTTTACGTAATCACACGCGCAtccacacacagaagaaaaagtatgtgtgtctcACATGTGGTAAGGCCTTCCGCCTCGCCAGTATCCTGCACAACCACCAGAAGGTCCACAACCGGGTGGCGAGTCACTTTAGCTGCCCTGCATGTGGAAAGAGCTTCCAGGGCAGGTCTGGCCTGAAGAGGCATCGTTGTCGCAGAGGTCAGGAGAACTCAGTGAGAGCTGGAGTCCAGCAGTCGGAGAGGGGAGACAAGTGCTTCAT GTGTGACCTGTGTGGGCGCTCCTACCGCCACGCTGGCTCTCTCCTCAACCATAAAAAGACACACTCCGACAACCTCCACCACTGTACTTTGTGTCTCCAGACATTTCCTGATCCTCTCACTCTGCAGATACACTCCCAGATGAGGCGTCACTGCTGCCCTGAGTGCGGCAAGACCTTCTGTCTGGTCACACACCTGCAGAGCCACATGGACGTGCACTCAAAGGACCGGCCTGTGGTCTGCAACCTCTGCCAGCAGAGCTTTCCGAGCACTGCCAGCTACCAGCAGCACCAGGACATGCACCACAGGGCTCAGGACCCCTATCAGCAAGGTGTGGACAAGCCTGTAGATAACAACATCTGTTGGGACTCCAGAATAAATCAGACCATGGAGATGGACAGGATGCACAAGCAGGTTCCACCCCCATTGTCTCATATTCCAGAGAGCATCGCTAACTCACAGAGTAATGACTCTGCTGGCACAGAGGAGAAGAGCCAC